In the Colletotrichum lupini chromosome 1, complete sequence genome, one interval contains:
- a CDS encoding ATP-dependent RNA helicase HAS1: MDAATSKKRKSRDSNGVKVSSKKRAAEAEIPAATTTAEAPAKKSKKVKRSKQPEAEPESDNEAVEEQVEAGSDAEDVENEEETAAANFKTAQDDEDEGNGSDLDDDVHAPAKDTADGENDIPNAQQLSLPPAAGAEAHDFAELNLSEKTMKAIGDMGFTKMTEIQRRGIPPLLSGKDVLGAAKTGSGKTLAFLIPAVEMLSALRFKPRNGTGVIVVSPTRELALQIFGVARELMAHHSQTYGIVIGGANRRAEADKLQKGVNLLIATPGRLLDHLQNTPFVFKNLKSLIIDEADRILEIGFEDEMRQIVKILPKNDRQTMLFSATQTTKVEDLARISLRPGPLYVNVDEKQEHSTVANLEQGYVLCDADKRFLLLFSFLKRNLKKKVIVFFSSCNSVKYHAELLNYIDLPVLDLHGKQKQQKRTNTFFEFCNAKQGTLICTDVAARGLDIPAVDWIVQVDPPDDPRDYIHRVGRTARGSNSKGRSLMFLQPSEVGFLTHLKEARVPVVEFDFPANKVANIQSLLEKLINQNYYLNKSAKDGYRSYLHAYASHSLRTVFDVNKLDLAKVAKSFGFSTPPRVDITVGASMSRDKKTQGRRAYGSQPRNQQSGTGGFYKKRIDFGQHGVAFIKNHDGQKMVIGTLICFSEEPRQILWVCRAQCLPERQETSIFQNEASKLRPAWSTEPKSSPEYSIESVLPHRLWASDRAPPASLTPSPGHAILHIYTIRTRARINHITNPSHPISFFLPPGVPSFLERVSSNSFFLFLLWTTTRFILSAPSIYHQEVTHFPSTFSPQYREPKSALSKYHISEYHSQKTAEDFTRYPKKRDNIPEITSIHSHSDHHFLPPSFRTPISQNTPSQHPYQSNNSTPIIHKESTPSNLKSPKPHPRITKMCTYTYTLHTACMHKQYQNMMECVRTRTGDSTTRFGTYRTLHGELTLNRPVHLPEEEPFDIPLRECRARPRFATRPVSGLCVACKRAEKEKRAAEALTTLPCLEVYAQRTFYDSALFKVVSGTTSTPIMGLETLVAATKRMDLED; this comes from the exons ATGGACGCCGCCACGAGCAAGAAGAGAAAGTCACGCGACTCCAATGGCGTGAAGGTCTCTAGCAAAAAGCGAGCCGCCGAGGCAGAGATCCCCGCCGCCACGACGACCGCAGAGGCCCCCGCGAAGAAGTCCAAGAAGGTGAAGCGCAGCAAGCAGCCCGAGGCCGAGCCGGAATCCGACAATGAGGCGGTGGAGGAGCAAGTCGAGGCCGGCAGCGACGCCGAAGATGTCGAGAACGAGGAGGAGACGGCCGCCGCCAACTTCAAGACGGCACAAGACGACGAAGACGAGGGCAACGGCTCCGACCTCGACGATGACGTTCACGCGCCCGCAAAGGACACCGCCGACGGCGAAAACGACATCCCCAACGCGCAGCAGCTCTCCCTCCCGCccgccgccggcgccgaGGCCCACGACTTTGCCGAGCTCAACCTCTCCGAGAAGACGATGAAGGCCATTGGCGACATGGGCTTCACCAAGATGACGGAGATCCAGAGGCGGGGTATCCCCCCCTTGCTGAGCGGCAAGGACGTCCTGGGCGCGGCCAAGACGGGTTCCGGAAAGACGCTCGCGTTCCTCATCCCCGCCGTCGAGATGCTCAGCGCCCTGCGCTTCAAGCCGCGCAACGGCACCGGCGTCATCGTCGTCTCGCCCACCCGCGAGCTGGCGCTGCAGATTTTCGGCGTCGCGCGCGAGCTGATGGCGCACCACTCCCAGACGTACGGCATCGTCATCGGCGGCGCCAACCGTCGCGCCGAGGCGGACAAGTTGCAAAAGGGTGTCAATTTGCTGATTGCCACGCCCGGCCGCCTGCTGGATCACCTGCAAAACACCCCTTTCGTCTTCAAGAACCTCAAGTCCCTCATCATCGACGAGGCCGACCGGATATTGGAAATCGGTTTCGAGGACGAGATGCGGCAGATTGTCAAGATCTTGCCAAAGAACGACCGCCAGACGATGCTCTTCTCCGCGACGCAGACGACAAAGGTCGAGGACCTGGCGCGCATTTCGCTGCGCCCGGGACCGTTGTATGTGAATGTCGACGAGAAGCAGGAGCACAGCACCGTCGCGAACTTGGAGCAGGGATACGTGCTCTGCGACGCGGATAAGCGGTTCCTGCTGCTGTTCTCGTTCCTGAAGCGCAACCTGAAGAAGAAGGTTATCGTCTTTTTCAGCAGTTGTAACTCTGTAAAGTACCACGCCGAGCTGCTCAACTATATCGATTTGCCGGTGCTGGATCTGCACGGCAAGCAGAAGCAGCAGAAGCGGACGAATACGTTTTTCGAGTTTTGCAATGCCAAGCAGGGTACCCTCATCTGCACCGACGTTGCCGCTCGTGGTTTGGAT ATCCCCGCAGTAGACTGGATCGTCCAGGTCGACCCCCCAGATGACCCGCGCGACTACATCCACCGCGTCGGCCGAACCGCCCGCGGCTCCAACAGCAAGGGCCGCTCCCTCATGTTCCTCCAGCCCAGCGAGGTCGGCTTCCTGACGCACCTGAAGGAGGCCCGCGTGCCCGTGGTGGAGTTCGACTTCCCCGCCAACAAGGTCGCCAACATCCAGTCCCTGCTCGAGAAGCTCATCAACCAGAACTACTACCTCAACAAGAGCGCCAAGGACGGCTACCGGTCCTACCTGCACGCCTACGCGTCGCACTCGCTGCGCACCGTGTTCGATGTGAATAAGCTGGACCTGGCTAAGGTGGCAAAGAGCTTTGGGTTCTCGACGCCGCCGAGGGTGGATATCACTGTTGGCGCGAGCATGAGTCGGGACAAGAAGACGCAGGGGAGGAGAGCGTACGGAAGTCAGCCTAGGAACCAGCAGAGTGGTACCGGTGGGTTTTACAAGAAGCG AATAGATTTTGGTCAGCACGGCGTCGCGTTCATCAAAAACCATGATGGTCAAAAAATGGTAATTGGGACTTTGATTTGTTTT TCTGAAGAACCCAGACAAATCCTTTGGGTTTGTCGAGCTCAATGTCTACCGGAACGGCAAGAAACATCCATCTTTCAGAATGAGGCCAGCAAGTTGAGGCCAGCTTGGTCTACTGAGCCC AAGAGCTCACCAGAATACTCTATTGAATCTGTTCTTCCACACCGGCTATGGGCCTCAGACCGGGCTCCTCCTGCTTCACTCACCCCGTCTCCGGGCCATGCAATTCTCCATATCTACACCATTCGGACGAGAGCTCGAATCAACCACATTACCaacccatcccatcccataTCTTTTTTCCTCCCACCCGGCGTGCCTTCCTTTCTTGAGAGAGTTTCTTCCaactctttttttctttttcttctctggACCACTACTCGATTCATTCTTTCTGCTCCATCCATATATCACCAAGAAGTC ACACATTTTCCGTCTACTTTCTCACCACAGTATCGAGAACCAAAGTCAGCTTTGAGCAAATACCACATCTCGGAGTACCACAGTCAAAAGACAGCTGAAGATTTTACTCGATACCCAAAGAAACGAGACAATATACCAGAGATCACCTCGATCCACAGCCACTCCGATCATCACTTCCTGCCCCCTTCTTTTAGGACTCCGATATCACAAAACACACCCTC ACAACACCCATATCAATCCAACAACTCAACCCCCATCATTCACAAAGAATCAACTCCAAGCAACCTCAAATCACCCAAACCACACCCAAGAATAACCAAGATGTGCACCTACACCTACACCCTGCACACGGCCTGCATGCACAAGCAGTACCAGAACATGATGGAATGCGTCCGCACCCGCACCGGCGACAGCACCACCCGATTCGGCACCTACAGGACCCTCCACGGCGAGCTCACCCTCAACAGGCCCGTCCACCTGCCCGAGGAGGAGCCCTTTGACATTCCGCTCCGGGAGTGTCGCGCTCGGCCCCGGTTCGCTACCCGTCCTGTGTCCGGGCTTTGTGTTGCTTGTAAGAGGGCAGAGAAAGAGAAGCGGGCTGCCGAGGCTTTGA CGACACTGCCTTGCCTAGAAGTCTATGCACAGAGAACATTTTATGATTCAGCATTGTTTAAGGTTGTATCCGGTACTACATCTACACC CATCATGGGGTTGGAGACGCTGGTTGCTGCTACTAAGAGGATGGATCTGGAGGATTGA
- a CDS encoding WD domain-containing protein, which yields MAKKARQRVSYVLELPAGSQGGGHRLGVNGLAVDKDNGILYSGARDGYICAWDLNLNLQTGGSVPPPENKTKTAFRSQTQAHMAWINDIVLANNNSAVVTASNDLTVKVWRPHSETNDIAATIGGHADYVKCVATPPGGSVNWVASGGFDRKIYLWDLNGGGKTLEIDTQGDEVAEKGSIYALSVGHSIMANGGPESVVRLWDPRSGKRVTKFVGHTDNVRGVLLNEAGDKVLTASSDHTIKLWSVTAGRCMYTFTMHEDSVWSLFSDDPELGTFYSSDRSGFVVKTDVRGNLEDLDDGISVAVAHESHSISKVVAAGDYIWTATNTSSINRWSNIDTGPDLQLPEAFQRQRAASTASRTRQPSSPPPANPPKKEISPRSILRISNTATFPVQAAPGPESPPAVGNHVPHGTEPINQNPEETIEGQFGLVKHRLLNDRRRVLTLDTAGDVLMWDLIKCKPIQTFAKKHLEDVEIEVNTTEAVAPWCSIDISSGSLTVVLEPFNCFDAEMYADDLELEEPVEFREDQRINLGKWILRYLFAGLIDEEIKRDEAYRATLNEAVERRLQASRANPPSSIAIPTDNAWDESSGMTPRANGSHYPMTPGMAIGLATPGASGRLHDVPEGAATPSSPLDNKSSQFSRPSTEREDYFTSAIGPIEGASKPTAAPATPAEQTAAPDAKTPADAGKDKEKDKEKDKDKDATNGKSPSTAFGKKFRMGMGMSFGSKKSGRSASTTAPEKPAVVDEKAEESEASSTHEKEVDDSFLGAIQKIRNDYDKSLTENPEKLIETKVTPSLANDTPVLKLPPGTKVVLQEETTGGSANIYQGTVETVGQGADIIEQCGPMWLGEVLLQNQIPIKEPVKVSFVLQPWQNSLPDIATTDGNNRLNANRMLRVKKILAYVAERIDPQPENPEPDALLPHEYLELYCNEQLLPITMTLATLRAHIWKGGNDVQLHYKANGRKEIKEIKEAPKAEPEPAAVAPSAAESDPAPSTGTATPPTTG from the exons ATGGCCAAGAAAGCGCGCCAGAGGGTCAGCTATG TCCTCGAGCTCCCAGCTGGTTCGCAAGGCGGCGGCCACAGGCTAGGCGTCAATGGCCTCGCCGTCGACAAGGACAATGGCATTCT ATACTCGGGAGCCCGCGATGGCTACATTTGCGCATGGGACCTCAACCTCAACCTCCAGACCGGCGGCAGCGTACCACCCCCAGAGAACAAGACCAAGACCGCCTTCCGCTCCCAGACCCAGGCGCACATGGCATGGATCAACGACATTGTCCTCGCTAACAACAACTCCGCCGTCGTCACCGCCTCCAACGACCTGACGGTCAAAGTCTGGCGCCCACACTCCGAGACGAACGATATTGCCGCGACCATTGGAGGACACGCCGACTATGTCAAGTGCGTTGCTACACCCCCTGGCGGCTCCGTCAACTGGGTCGCCTCGGGCGGCTTCGATCGCAAGATATACCTGTGGGACTTGAACGGAGGAGGCAAGACCCTCGAGATCGACACTCAGGGCGACGAGGTTGCGGAGAAGGGCTCCATTTATGCCTTGAGCGTCGGTCACAGCATCATGGCCAACGGTGGCCCCGAGTCGGTTGTGCGCTTATGGGATCCACGTTCCGGCAAGAGAGTGACCAAGTTCGTCGGCCACACGGATAATGTACGCGGCGTTCTGCTCAACGAGGCCGGCGACAAGGTGCTTACGGCCAGTTCCGACCACACGATCAAGCTCTGGAGTGTCACAGCTGGACGCTGTATGTACACATTCACCATGCACGAAGACAGCGTCTGGTCGCTCTTCTCGGATGACCCTGAGCTGGGCACCTTTTACAGCAGTGACAGGTCTGGTTTCGTCGTGAAGACGGACGTCCGCGGCAACCTCGAAGACCTTGACGACGGAATCTCTGTCGCGGTCGCCCACGAGTCTCATTCAATCAGCAAGGTTGTGGCGGCAGGCGATTACATCTGGACGGCAACCAACACTTCGTCGATCAACCGGTGGTCCAATATCGACACAGGCCCCGACTTACAGCTTCCCGAGGCTTTCCAACGCCAGCGGGCTGCGTCCACAGCTTCGAGAACGAGACAGCCCTCGAGTCCTCCGCCTGCGAACCCCCCAAAGAAGGAAATCTCACCAAGATCCATCTTGCGCATCTCCAACACGGCAACATTCCCAGTACAAGCCGCTCCTGGCCCAGAATCTCCACCGGCAGTTGGGAATCATGTGCCGCACGGGACCGAGCCTATCAACCAGAACCCGGAGGAGACCATTGAGGGCCAGTTCGGTTTGGTCAAGCACAGGCTCTTGAACGACAGGAGGAGAGTTCTGACGCTCGATACGGCCGGTGACGTTCTCATGTGGGATCTCATCAAG TGCAAACCAATCCAAACGTTTGCAAAAAAGCACCTAGAAGACGTTGAGATTGAAGTCAACACCACAGAAGCTGTAGCTCCGTGGTGCTCCATCGACATCAGCTCCGGAAGTCTTACTGTAGTTCTGGAACCGTTCAACTGCTTCGATGCAGAGATGTATGCGGATGACCTGGAGTTGGAGGAGCCAGTAGAGTTCCGAGAGGACCAGAGAA TCAATCTCGGCAAATGGATCCTTCGCTACCTGTTTGCTGGCTTGATCGATGAGGAAATCAAACGCGATGAAGCGTACCGTGCCACGCTCAACGAAGCCGTCGAACGGAGACTACAAGCAAGCCGCGCAAACCCTCCCTCGTCAATAGCGATTCCTACCGACAACGCGTGGGATGAGAGTTCGGGAATGACACCACGTGCGAATGGCTCTCATTACCCCATGACACCTGGCATGGCTATTGGCCTCGCTACACCGGGGGCTTCTGGCCGCCTTCACGACGTGCCAGAAGGAGCAGCCACTCCATCTAGTCCCCTTGACAACAAATCATCTCAGTTCAGCCGGCCGTCAACCGAGCGAGAAGACTATTTCACAAGTGCCATTGGGCCGATCGAAGGCGCTTCGAAGCCTACCGCAGCACCCGCAACGCCTGCCGAGCAAACGGCAGCTCCCGATGCCAAGACCCCAGCAGACGCAGGCAAAGACAAGGAGAAGGACAAGGAAAAGGACAAGGACAAGGATGCAACCAATGGAAAGTCACCCAGCACAGCGTTCGGCAAGAAGTTCCGCATGGGCATGGGCATGTCTTTTGGTAGCAAGAAGAGTGGACGATCGGCGTCGACTACTGCGCCGGAGAAGCCAGCTGTGGTGGACGAGAAGGCTGAAGAATCCGAGGCATCATCAACCCACGAGAAGGAGGTTGATGACAGTTTCCTGGGCGCCATCCAGAAGATTCGCAATGATTACGACAAGTCATTGACTGAGAATCCCGAGAAGCTCATTGAGACAAAGGTTACGCCAAGCTTGGCAAACGACACACCAGTGCTCAAACTGCCTCCTGGTACAAAGGTTGTCCTTCAAGAAGAGACGACTGGTGGAAGTGCCAACATCTATCAGGGTACTGTTGAGACAGTCGGCCAGGGGGCGGATATCATTGAGCAATGCGGCCCCATGTGGTTGGGCGAGGTGCTGCTCCAGAATCAGATCCCTATCAAGGAGCCTGTTAAGGTCTCATTCGTCCTTCAGCCATGGCAGAACAGCTTGCCTGACATTGCAACAACGGATGGCAACAATCGCCTAAACGCCAATAGGATGCTACGCGTTAAGAAGATTTTGGCCTACGTCGCGGAACGCATCGATCCCCAGCCAGAGAACCCAGAACCGGATGCTCTCCTGCCTCATGAGTACTTGGAGCTGTATTGCAACGAACAG TTACTACCCATCACAATGACCCTTGCAACCCTACGAGCTCACATCTGGAAGGGTGGCAATGACGTTCAGCTTCACTACAAGGCAAATGGGCGCAAGGAAATCAAGGAGATTAAGGAGGCTCCCAAGGCGGAACCCGAGCCTGCAGCGGTAGCACCGTCAGCAGCGGAATCTGACCCTGCACCATCGACAGGCACCGCAACGCCTCCAACGACAGGATAG
- a CDS encoding PP-loop family protein, with product MALTNPPIATAAATATAAAAAAAHHLILHPVPKPITFLEFFDALRAATPPRFPHARTAQPRRIGLAVSGGVDSMALAYLFNQLREINPLMRVVDNPLAKISAYVIDHGLREGSREEALAVVKELRNFKHIRPQWDTVNWKAEGVTGDPNLLPNVESLARRVRYRRLGTLCLAMHVESIFLAHHQDDQYETVLMRLLAGHGSRGLRGMLKAGNIPECYDMHGVYESGHVDDQMMRMPQISFRPPKRHWRHMRRQLVSELDLELYGAELRAGLQTGWHEGPYVGGEDDSSGSDWLFSAASSASAKARAAAAARNMTRIRTEDAGVMIYRPLLEFSKDRLIATCEANNVRWFEDATNKDVTLTTRNAVRHMVRNHRLPVALRKENVLRMSARCGAKLRGLEQEAERWIKRQAVAEFEPNVGTLVVRLPELGVLGPGPGRGRERGRKSANDGVRRELRLAHRRAVAGYIVKRLVAFVSPDRTPPQHASLQNIVAKLFPTLVEGSLTISTPPSVPRAFNQASILFLPLAPSKWYLVREPYPSLQPLPQTTFTTTSNISDKHRHPTFPPTQWESPEDAEYMSRERLAALDRLPLPQPRFRETRRWYAWRRFKLWDGRFWIRVRGRVKAYFRIAPFAPIHGKAFREGLGGGADETAAAAAAADGVEEGEKLESKEDEEGVIRAAPGLGITGGRGSSTGATVSAADRRAEFEGILKRFAPGKVRYTLPALYAVNRDEKTGEEVLRMLALPTLGVGLPGLERWVQYEVRYRKVDMGLSERETMGGGGRIRQGRSGGGSSSGSGSGSGSGGRSQSSSGASIGGAVLRRHVLADSTAEERVWKRISGMRRKKRMTTAAMRKKQAEDKETRASVGLRSA from the coding sequence ATGGCCCTCACCAACCCCCCGATCGCGACCGCAGCGGCGACCGCAacagcagcggcggcggcggcagcccaCCACCTCATCCTCCACCCGGTCCCGAAACCCATAACCTTTCTCGAGTTCTTCGACGCCCTCCGCGCCGCCACCCCGCCGCGCTTCCCCCACGCCCGCACCGCCCAGCCGCGCCGCATCGGCCTCGCCGTGTCAGGCGGCGTCGACTCCATGGCCCTCGCCTACCTCTTCAACCAGCTGCGCGAGATCAACCCCCTCATGCGCGTCGTCGATAACCCGCTGGCAAAAATATCAGCCTACGTCATTGACCATGGCCTGCGCGAGGGGTCCCGCGAGGAGGCTCTGGCCGTCGTGAAGGAGTTGCGGAATTTCAAGCATATCCGGCCGCAGTGGGACACGGTGAATTGGAAGGCTGAGGGTGTCACGGGCGATCCAAATCTGTTGCCTAACGTCGAGAGCCTCGCGAGGAGGGTGCGGTACAGGCGGTTGGGCACGCTGTGTCTTGCGATGCACGTTGAGAGTATCTTTCTTGCGCATCATCAGGACGATCAGTACGAGACCGTGCTGATGAGGCTCCTCGCCGGCCACGGCAGCCGCGGGCTAAGAGGGATGCTCAAGGCCGGGAATATACCAGAGTGCTACGATATGCACGGCGTCTACGAGAGCGGACACGTCGACGACCAGATGATGCGCATGCCGCAGATAAGCTTCCGCCCGCCGAAACGGCATTGGAGGCACATGCGGCGACAGCTCGTCTCGGAGCTGGATCTGGAGTTATACGGCGCCGAGCTGAGGGCGGGTCTACAGACGGGGTGGCATGAGGGCCCTTATGTCGGCGGTGAAGACGACAGCTCTGGGAGCGACTGGCTCTTCTCCGCTGCGAGTTCAGCGTCCGCGAAAgcgagggcggcggcggcggcgcggaaCATGACGAGGATACGCACCGAGGATGCCGGGGTGATGATCTATCGCCCGCTGCTCGAGTTCAGCAAGGACCGGCTGATTGCGACGTGCGAGGCGAATAACGTGCGCTGGTTCGAGGACGCTACCAATAAAGACGTGACGCTGACGACGAGGAACGCGGTGCGGCACATGGTGCGGAATCACCGTCTGCCCGTGGCGCTGCGCAAGGAGAACGTGCTGAGGATGTCGGCGCGGTGTGGGGCGAAGCTGAGGGGTCTGGAGCAGGAGGCTGAGCGATGGATCAAGAGGCAGGCAGTGGCAGAGTTTGAGCCGAATGTCGGAACGCTTGTCGTTCGGCTTCCTGAGCTAGGTGTCTTGGGACCCGGTCCCGGACGCGGGCGCGAGAGGGGCAGGAAGTCGGCGAACGACGGCGTAAGGAGGGAGCTCCGGCTCGCGCATCGGAGGGCCGTCGCGGGGTACATCGTAAAGAGACTCGTCGCCTTCGTCTCGCCCGACCGGACCCCGCCTCAGCACGCGTCCCTCCAAAACATCGTCGCCAAACTCTTTCCCACCCTTGTGGAAGGTTCTCTCACAATTTCAACACCTCCATCGGTACCAAGAGCCTTCAACCAAGCCTccatcctcttcctccccCTCGCCCCCTCGAAATGGTACCTCGTCCGCGAACCCTACCCCTCCTTGCAACCGCTCCCGCAAACGACATTCACGACGACCTCCAACATCAGCGACAAGCACCGTCACCCGACCTTCCCGCCCACGCAGTGGGAGTCCCCCGAGGACGCAGAGTACATGTCGCGAGAGCGGCTCGCCGCGCTGGACCGCCTGCCGCTCCCGCAGCCGCGGTTCCGCGAGACGAGGAGGTGGTACGCCTGGCGGCGCTTCAAGCTCTGGGATGGGCGGTTTTGGATCCGGGTGAGGGGGCGGGTCAAGGCATATTTCCGGATCGCGCCGTTTGCGCCCATTCACGGCAAGGCTTTTCGGGAGGGTCTTGGGGGTGGTGCGGATGagactgctgctgctgctgctgctgctgacgGCGTAGAAGAGGGGGAGAAGCTGGAGAGCAAAGAAGACGAGGAGGGAGTGATTCGCGCCGCGCCTGGACTCGGCATCACGGGCGGTCGTGGCAGTAGCACCGGCGCCACTGTGAGCGCTGCCGACCGCAGGGCAGAGTTCGAGGGCATACTGAAGCGGTTCGCGCCGGGTAAAGTGCGGTATACGCTCCCCGCGCTGTACGCCGTCAACCGCGACGAGAAGACGGGCGAGGAGGTGCTGAGGATGCTTGCCCTACCGACGTTGGGCGTTGGATTACCTGGCCTCGAGAGGTGGGTTCAGTACGAGGTGCGGTACCGCAAGGTCGATATGGGCTTGTCTGAGCGCGAGACGATGGGTGGTGGGGGTCGTATACGACAGGGACGGAGCGGTGGCGGGAGTAGTAGCGGCAGTGGGAGTGGCAGTGGAAGTGGTGGTAGAAGCCAGAGCAGCAGCGGCGCCTCCATTGGCGGCGCTGTGTTAAGGAGGCATGTTTTGGCGGATAGCACGGCGGAGGAGAGAGTTTGGAAGCGGATTAGCGGAATgagaaggaagaagaggatgaCAACGGCGGCGATGCGGAAGAAGCAGGCTGAGGACAAGGAGACGAGAGCGAGTGTTGGTTTGAGGTCTGCTTGA
- a CDS encoding 6-phosphofructo-2-kinase, protein ASRLELLPSTRAALPEAQWARLPDKGHRGKAGRMRGTPVGSVFSLVPTLCQYRYQRSQRDKDPLLLLLHFFQQFHVVRLRVTLNPRHPRHPRPKVTAPAPRVTPEGSRLFGPSFSCLRVFSFYNILFLPSRHNNFRLDNYQKERGNERKHSVKMPAKTNGIGIQVEDTKICVVMVGLPARGKSFIAQKAQRYLGWLSIKAKTFNVGSYRRQEDAHPSADFFDFYNTEGERRRRAAAEKAIEDMLAWFRQGGVIGILDATNSTKERRKWVLDICTKEGIEVLFVESKCDNENLIMANIRDVKTTSPDYQGQDPEEAALDFRNRIRNYEKVYKTLDEDGDENEYTYLKIMDVGKQVIINRIQDYLQSRVVYYLMNLHIRPRSIWLSRHGESMYNLDGRIGGDTTLSPRGEQYARKLPELVRDSVGDDRPLTVWTSTLKRTIATARFLPPNYNQLQWKALDELDSGVCDGLTYQEIKDRFPEDFAARDEDKYNYRYRGGESYRDVVIRLEPIIMELERSEDILIVTHQAVLRCIYAYFMNKSQADSPWMNVPLHTLIKLTPRAYGTEEVRYEANIPAVSTWRGKGSTAKHENPIAECT, encoded by the exons GCTTCAAGGCTGGAGCTTCTGCCCTCGACTCGAGCTGCCCTTCCAGAGGCCCAGTGGGCTAGGCTCCCCGACAAGGGGCACCGGGGAAAGGCGGGCAGAATGAGGGGCACCC CCGTTGGCTCAGTCTTCTCCCTAGTCCCTACACTTTGCCAGTATCGTTATCAAAGAAGTCAAAGAGACAAGgaccccctcctcctcctcctccacttCTTTCAGCAGTTCCATGTCGTCCGGCTCAGAGTGACCCTTAACCCCCGTCATCCCCGTCACCCCCGTCCCAAAGTCACTGCACCCGCCCCGAGAGTCACGCCCGAGGGGTCCCGCCTATTTGGGC CTTCCTTCTCATGCCTACGCGTTTTCAGCTTCTACAACATCCTTTTCCTTCCGTCTCGTCATAACAACTTCCGCTTGGACAACTACCAAAAAGAGAGAGGGAACGAGAGAAAGCACAGCGTCAAGATGCCGGCCAAGACTAACGGCATAGGCATTCAGGTGGAGGATACCAAGATATGCGTCGTCATGGTTGGTTTGCCCGCTCGGGGCAAGAGCTTCATCGCTCAGAAAG CGCAACGCTATCTGGGTTGGCTCTCCATCAAGGCAAAGACCTTCAACGTCGGCAGCTACCGCCGCCAGGAGGATGCGCACCCCTCGGCTGATTTCTTTGACTTTTACAATACCGAGGGCGAGCGCAGACGTCGCGCCGCGGCCGAGAAGGCCATCGAGGATATGCTGGCCTGGTTCCGCCAGGGTGGTGTAATTGGCATCCTTGATGCCACCAACTCCACCAAGGAGCGCCGCAAGTGGGTTCTCGACATCTGCACCAAGGAGGGCATTGAGGTCCTCTTCGTCGAGAGCAAGTGCGACAACGAGAACCTCATCATGGCCAACATCCGCGATGTCAAGACTACCTCGCCCGACTACCAGGGACAGGACCCCGAGGAAGCTGCGCTTGACTTCCGCAACCGCATTCGCAACTACGAGAAGGTCTACAAGACGCTTGACGAGGATGGTGATGAGAACGAGTACACCTACCTCAAGATCATGGATGTCGGCAAGCAGGTTATCATCAACCGCATTCAGGACTACCTTCAGAGTCGCGTTGTCTACTACCTCATGAACTTGCACATTCGCCCTCGCTCCATCTGGCTCTCTAGA CACGGAGAGTCCATGTACAACTTGGATGGCCGCATTGGCGGCGACACTACGCTCTCTCCCCGTGGTGAGCAGTATGCGCGCAAGCTTCCTGAGCTCGTCCGCGATTCAGTTGGT GACGACCGTCCCCTGACCGTCTGGACCTCGACTCTCAAGCGCACCATCGCTACCGCTCGCTTCCTCCCCCCTAACTACAACCAGTTGCAGTGGAAGGCTCTCGACGAGCTCGACTCCGGCGTCTGCGACGGCCTCACCTACCAGGAAATCAAGGACCGTTTCCCGGAGGATTTCGCCGCCCGTGACGAGGACAAGTACAACTACCGCTACCGCGGCGGTGAGTCGTACCGCGACGTCGTCATCCGCCTCGAGCCCATCATCATGGAGCTTGAGCGCAGCGAGGACATTCTCATCGTCACCCACCAGGCCGTGCTGCGCTGCATCTACGCCTACTTCATGAACAAGAGCCAGGCCGACAGCCCCTGGATGAACGTGCCCCTGCACACCCTCATCAAGCTCACCCCGCGCGCCTACGGAACCGAGGAGGTGCGCTACGAGGCTAACATCCCCGCGGTCAGCACCTGGCGCGGCAAGGGTTCCACGGCCAAGCACGAGAACCCGATTGCGGAGTGTACGTGA